One genomic segment of Paraburkholderia caffeinilytica includes these proteins:
- a CDS encoding pyrimidine 5'-nucleotidase produces the protein MRTPTSRRRRPHIAGGSPVWLFDLDNTLHHASHAIFPAINEGMTQYIIDALQVDIDEANRLRTGYTQRYGATLLGLARHHPLDPNDFLKVVHTFPDLGSMIRHERGVARLVAALPGRKIVLTNAPEAYARAVLAKLRIERLFEQVIAIEHMRDRRHWRAKPDHSMLRRAMRDAHVSLKDVILVEDTRSHLKNYRRLGIRTVWITGHLPRKAHADGVPTRLPGTGRPHYVDRCIRSLKSLRLGSRSVRLKRQQTGRQPCSRSTSLTKP, from the coding sequence ATGCGCACCCCCACTTCCCGACGCCGTCGTCCGCATATCGCAGGCGGCAGTCCGGTCTGGCTGTTCGATCTCGACAACACGCTGCATCACGCCTCGCACGCGATCTTTCCGGCGATCAATGAGGGAATGACGCAGTACATCATCGACGCATTGCAAGTCGACATCGACGAAGCCAACCGTCTGCGCACCGGCTACACGCAACGCTACGGCGCGACGCTGCTCGGCCTCGCGCGCCACCATCCGCTCGACCCGAACGACTTCCTGAAAGTCGTCCACACGTTCCCCGATCTCGGTTCGATGATCCGCCACGAACGCGGTGTCGCCCGGCTCGTCGCGGCGCTGCCCGGTCGCAAGATCGTCCTGACCAATGCCCCCGAGGCCTACGCGCGCGCGGTGCTCGCCAAGCTGCGCATCGAGCGTCTGTTCGAACAGGTGATTGCGATCGAACATATGCGCGATCGCCGTCACTGGCGCGCCAAACCCGACCATTCGATGCTGCGCCGGGCGATGCGCGACGCGCACGTCTCGCTCAAGGACGTAATCCTCGTGGAAGACACGCGCTCGCATCTGAAAAACTATCGGCGGCTCGGCATCCGCACCGTGTGGATTACCGGCCATCTGCCGCGCAAAGCACACGCGGACGGCGTGCCGACGCGTCTGCCGGGCACCGGCCGGCCGCACTATGTCGATCGATGCATTCGTTCGTTAAAATCGCTACGACTGGGCAGCCGCTCGGTTCGTTTGAAGAGACA